The segment ATCGCGCGCGGGGTCGGGTCGTTGGACAGACACAGGGGGCCTCCCAGGTCGGGCCGGGTCGGACGGGATCGACGCCTTGTCAACGACGCTATCGCGCTCCACTCGATCGAGTGAAGATGGCAGGCTTGGACGGTAAATCGAATGTACGTGCTATAGCCTGGGCGTGGCGCAGTCGGAGGCCCGAAGACGCGGTCATCCGGAAGAAAGCGCGAAGGTGCCCCGTTACGCTGTCTGGGGGTGCTGCTCCCCGTCCCCCGCTCTATGAAAGGTGCGCACTGGCGTGGCCGATCGACTCACCGTCCGTGGCGCTCGCGAGCACAACCTCAAGAACGTCTCGCTCGACCTCCCACGGGACTCGCTCATCGTCTTCACCGGGCTGTCCGGGTCGGGCAAGTCGTCCCTCGCGTTCGACACGATCTTCGCCGAGGGGCAGCGCCGCTACGTCGAGTCGCTCTCCTCCTACGCCCGGCAGTTCCTGGGCCAGATGGACAAGCCCGACGTCGACTTCATCGAGGGTCTCTCCCCGGCCGTCTCGATCGACCAGAAGTCCACCTCCCGCAACCCCCGCTCGACCGTCGGCACCATCACCGAGGTCTACGACTACCTGCGCCTGCTCTTCGCCCGCATCGGCAAGCCGCACTGTCCGGAGTGCCGCCGCCCCATCTCCCGGCAGTCGCCGCAGGCGATCGTGGACCGGGTGCTGGAGCTGGAGGAGGGCAGCCGCTTCCAGGTGCTGTCCCCGCTGGTACGGGAGCGCAAGGGCGAGTTCGTCGACCTCTTCGCCGACCTGCAGACCAAGGGCTACAGCCGGGCCCGGGTGGACGGCGCGACCGTCCAGCTCACCGAACCGCCCACGCTGAAGAAGCAGGAGAAGCACACCATCGAGGTGGTCGTCGACCGCCTCACGGTCAAGGACAGCGCCAAGCGCCGCCTGACCGACTCCGTCGAGACGGCGCTGGGCCTGTCGGGCGGCATGGTGATCCTGGACTTCATCGACCTGCCCGAGGACGACCCGCAGCGCGAGCGGATGTTCTCCGAGCACCTCTACTGCCCGTACGACGATCTGTCCTTCGAGGAGCTGGAGCCGCGCTCCTTCTCCTTCAACTCGCCCTTCGGCGCGTGCCCCGACTGCACCGGCATCGGCACCCGCATGGAGGTCGACCCCGAGCTGATCATCCCCGACGAGGAGAAGTCCCTCGACGAGGGCGCCATCGCGCCCTGGTCGCTCGGCCACACCCGGGACTACTTCCAGCGCCTCATCGGCGCGCTCGCCGACGAGCTGGGCTTCCGCACCGACATCCCCTGGGCCGGGCTGCCGGTGCGCGCCAAGAAGGCGCTGCTGAACGGGCACAAGACCCAGATCGCCGTCCGCTACAAGAACCGGTACGGGCGCGAGCGCTCCTACACGACCTCCTTCGAGGGGGCGGTGCCCTTCGTCAAGCGGCGGCATTCGGAGTCCGAGTCCGACTCCAGCCGGGAGCGCTTCGAGGGCTATATGCGCGAGGTGCCCTGCCCGACCTGTGACGGCACCAGGCTCAAGCCGATCGTCCTGGCCGTCACCGTCCAGGACCGCTCCATCGCCGAGGTCGCCGCGATGTCGATCAGCGACTGCGCGGACTTCCTCGGCGCGATGAAGCTCGACGCCCGCGACAAGAAGATCGCCGAGCGGGTCCTCAAGGAGGTCAACGAGCGGCTGACCTTCCTGGTCGACGTCGGCCTGGACTACCTCTCCCTCAACCGCGCCTCCGGCACCCTGTCCGGCGGCGAGGCCCAGCGCATCCGGCTCGCCACCCAGATCGGCTCCGGGCTGGTGGGCGTGCTGTACGTCCTCGACGAGCCCTCCATCGGCCTTCACCAGCGCGACAACCACCGGCTCATCGAGACCCTCGTCCGGCTCCGGGACCTCGGCAACACCCTCATCGTGGTCGAGCACGACGAGGACACCATCAAGACCGCCGACTGGGTCGTCGACATCGGCCCCGGCGCCGGCGAGCACGGCGGCAGGGTCGTCCACAGCGGCTCTCTGAAGGACCTGCTGGCCAACGAGGAGTCGCTCACCGGCCAGTACCTCTCCGGCAAGCGGGCCATCCCCACCCCCGACGTACGGCGGCCGATCGACCGCGCCCGGCAGCTGACCGTGCACGGCGCGCGCGAGCACAACCTCCAGGACATCGACGTGTCCTTCCCGCTCGGCGTCTTCACCGCGGTCACGGGTGTCTCCGGCTCCGGCAAGTCCACGCTGGTCAACGACATCCTCTACACCCACCTCGCCCGCGAGCTGAACGGCGCGCGCTCCGTCCCCGGCCGCCACACCCGGGTCGCGGGCGACGACCTGGTCGACAAGGTCGTCCATGTCGACCAGTCGCCGATCGGCCGGACCCCCCGCTCCAACCCGGCCACGTACACCGGCGTCTTCGATCACGTACGGCGGCTCTTCGCCGAGACCATGGAGGCGAAGGTCCGCGGGTACCTCCCCGGGCGCTTCTCCTTCAACGTCAAGGGCGGCCGCTGCGAGAACTGCTCCGGCGACGGCACGATCAAGATCGAGATGAACTTCCTCCCGGATGTGTACGTCCCGTGCGAGGTCTGCCACGGCGCGCGCTACAACCGCGAGACCCTCGAAGTGCACTACAAGGGCAAGTCCATCGCCGAGGTACTCGACATGCCGATCGAGGAGGGCCTGGCCTTCTTCGAGGCCGTGCCGACCATCGCCCGGCATCTGCGCACGCTGAACGAGGTCGGGCTGGGCTATGTCCGGCTCGGGCAGTCCGCGCCCACCCTGTCGGGCGGCGAGGCACAGCGCGTGAAGCTCGCGAGTGAGCTGCAGAAGCGGTCGACCGGGCGGACGGTCTACGTCCTGGACGAGCCGACCACCGGGCTGCACTTCGAGGACATCAGCAAGCTCATCAAGGTGCTCTCCGGGCTGGTCGACAAGGGCAACACCGTGATCGTCATCGAGCACAACCTCGATGTCATCAAGACCGCCGACTGGGTCGTCGACATGGGCCCCGAGGGCGGCAGCGGCGGTGGGCTGGTCGTCGCCGAAGGCACCCCCGAGCAGATCGCGGGCGTCGGCGCCAGCCACACCGGAAAGTTCCTGCGGGACATCCTGGGCGCGGACCGGATCTCCGACGCCCCGCCGCCGCGCAAGCCCGCGGCGCGCAAGCGGGCCGCTCCGCGTAAGCGAGCCTAAGCGAGCCCAGGGCTTTGAACCCTTCAGCCGAAGGCTCGGCTGAAGGGTTCAACGGCGCAGGCGTGGCCTTGCTCATAGCGTTCTCAGAAGCTCGGCACCTATGCTCCAGCTTTCAAGATCCCCGTACTGAGCTGAGGAGCGCAACCATGACCACACTGCCCCCCTGCCGCCGTACTGTCCTCCAGGGTGCCGCGCTCGCCGGCGTGGCCGGTATAGGCCTCACCGCGTGCGGCAGCTCGGACAGTGATTCCGCGACGACGGCCGCCGAGACGACCGCGGCCGCTACGTCGACCGAGCTGGGTGCGACATCGGATGTCCCGGTCGGCGGGGCGAAGCTCTACAAGGACGCCAAGCTCGTGGTGTCTCAGCCGACCAAAGGGACGTACAAAGCTTTTAGCGCGGTCTGTACGCACCAGGGTTGCGTCTGCGACTCGGTGACCGGCACGTCGCTGCTGTGTGCCTGCCACGGCAGCAAGTTCAACGCCGAGACGGGCGCGGTGGAGCAGGGCCCGGCGACGACCGCGCTGGCGGCGGCCACGGTCACCGTCAAGGACGGGAAGCTGGTCGCCGGATAGCCGATAGCCCTGTGGACGGAACGGGAATGTCATCCCCAGTCAGTAGGGTGGGGGCATGGCCGATCCATCCAGCTACCGCCCGAAGCCGGGACAGATTCCGGACAGCCCCGGCGTCTACAGGTTCCGGGACGAGCACGGCCGGGTGATCTACGTCGGGAAGGCGAAGAGCCTGCGCTCACGCCTCTCCTCGTACTTCCAGGACCTCGCCAACCTGCACTACCGCACCCGCACGATGGTCACGACAGCCGCGTCCGTCGAGTGGACGGTGGTCGGGACCGAGGTTGAGGCGCTGCAGCTGGAGTACTCCTGGATCAAGGAGTTCGACCCGCGCTTCAACGTCAAATACCGCGACGACAAGAGCTATCCGTCGCTCGCGGTCACCCTGGGCGAGGAGTTCCCGCGTGTCCAGGTCATGCGCGGCCCGAAGCGCAAGGGCGTGCGGTACTTCGGTCCGTACGCCCATGCGTGGGCCATCCGCGAGACGGTCGATCTGCTGCTGCGCGTGTTCCCGGTACGGACCTGCTCCGCCGGGGTGTTCAAGCGCTCGGCGCAGATCGGCCGGCCGTGCCTGCTGGGCTACATCGGCAAGTGCTCGGCGCCCTGTGTGGGCCGGGTCAGCGCCGAGGAGCACCGCGAACTGGCCGACGAGTTCTGCGACTTCATGGCGGGCCGGACCGGGACGTATCTGCGCCGCCTCGAACAGCAGATGAAGGACGCGGCCTCCGAGATGGAGTACGAGAGGGCCGCCCGCCTCCGGGACGACATCGAGGCCCTGCGCCGGGCCATGGAGAAGAACGCCGTCGTGCTGGCGGACGCCACCGACGCCGACCTGATCGCGGTCGCCGAGGACGAGCTCGAAGCCGCGGTCCAGATCTTCCACGTACGCGGCGGCCGGGTGCGCGGCCAGCGCGGCTGGGTCACCGACAAGGTCGAGGCCGTGGACACCGCAGGCCTGGTCGAGCACGCGCTGCAGCAGCTCTACGGCGAGGAGAAGGGCGACGCCGTCCCGCGCGAGGTTCTCGTGCCCGCCCTCCCGGAGCCCTACGAGCCGGTGCAGGAGTGGCTGAGCACCCGCAGGGGCTCGCAGGTGTCCCTGCGCATACCGCAGCGCGGCGACAAGAAGGACCTGATGGCCACGGTCCAGCGCAACGCGCAGCAGGCGCTCGCGCTGCACAAGACCAAGCGGGCCTCCGACCTGACCACGCGCTCGCGCGCCCTGGAGGAGATCAGCGAGGCGCTGGACCTGGACACGGCGCCGCTGCGCATCGAGTGCTTCGACATCTCCCACCTCCAGGGCGATGACGTGGTCGCCTCGATGGTGGTCTTCGAGGACGGACTCGCCCGCAAGAGCGAGTACCGGCGCTTCCAGATCAAGACCTTCGAGGGCCAGGACGACGTCCGGTCCATGCACGAAGTCGTCTCCCGCCGCTTCCGCCGCTATCTGCAGGACATGCAGAAGACCGGCGAGTGGGTCGACGGCGAGCCCGAGGAGCACGAGCCCGTCAGCGGGCCCATCGACCCCGACACCGGAAAGCCCCGCCGCTTCGCCTACCCGCCGCAGCTCGTGGTCGTCGACGGCGGGCAGCCGCAGGTCGCCGCCGCGAAGCGGGCGCTGGACGAGCTGGGCATCGAGGACATCGCGGTGTGCGGCCTGGCCAAGCGGCTGGAGGAGGTCTGGCTGCCCGGCGAGGACGACCCGGTGATCCTCCCGCGCACCAGCGAGGGCCTGTACCTGCTGCAGCGCGTACGGGACGAGGCGCACCGCTTCGCGATCTCCTACCAGCGCAGCAAGCGCTCGAAGTCAATGAAGACGGGCGCCCTGGACTCCGTGCCGGGCCTGGGGGAGACCCGCAAGCAGGCGCTGCTCAAGCACTTCGGCTCGCTGAAACGGCTGCGTACGGCCACCGTGGACCAGCTCTGCGAGGTCCCCGGGGTCGGCCGCCGTACGGCGGAGACGGTGCTCGCCGCCCTGGCCGGGGCGACGCCCGCCGGGCCTGCGGTGAACACCGCCACAGGAGAGATCATTGAGGAAGAGCAAGTGGAAGAGCGAGTGGAAGAGGGGGCGGCCGCAACGGCGGCCACCTCACCGGAACGGGGGAAGGGATCATGACCGAGAACGACGGAGGCGGAGCACAGGTGACCACCGGTGGAGCGGGCGAGGCTGCGGAGGCCATCCCCGAGCTTGTGATCATTTCTGGTATGTCGGGCGCCGGGCGCAGCCACGCGGCCAAGTGCCTGGAGGACCTCGGCTGGTTCGTGGTGGACAACCTGCCGCCCGCCCTGATCCCGACCATGGTGGACCTCGGCGCCCGCTCGCAGGGCAATGTGGCCCGCATCGCGGTGGTCGTGGACGTACGCGGCAGGCGCTTCTTCGACAACCTCATGGAGTCGCTCGCCGACCTGGAGGCCAAGGGCGTCAAGCGCCGCGTGCTCTTCCTGGAGGCGTCCGACGACACGCTGGTCCGCCGCTTCGAGTCCGTACGGCGTCCGCACCCCCTCCAGGGGGACGGCCGGATCGTGGACGGCATCGCCAAGGAACGCGAGCTGCTCAGCGAGCTGCGCGGCGACGCCGACCTGGTGATCGACACCTCCGCGCTCAACGTCCACGAGCTGCGCACCAAGATGGACGCCCAGTTCGCCGGCGGCGAGGAGCCCGAGCTGCGGGCCACGGTCATGTCCTTCGGCTTCAAGTACGGGCTGCCCGTCGACGCCGACCTGGTCGCCGACTGCCGCTTCCTGCCCAACCCGCACTGGGTGCCGGAGCTGCGCCCGTACACCGGGCTCAACGACGAGGTGGCGACGTATGTCTTCAACCAGCCCGGCGCCAAGGAGTTCCTGGACCGCTACGCCGAGCTGCTGCACATCATCAACGCCGGCTACCGGCGTGAGGGCAAGCGCTATGTGACCATCGCGGTGGGCTGCACCGGCGGCAAGCACCGCAGCGTCGCGATGTCCGAGCGGCTGGCCGCCCGGCTGTCGGCGGACGGTGTGGAGACCGTGCTCGTGCACCGCGACATGGGGCGCGAGTGATCAAGACCGCACGGTTCCTGCGCCGGTCGGCCCAACGCTCGGGCTCCGGCGCGACTCCCAAGGTGGTGGCGCTCGGCGGCGGCCAGGGGCTGTCGGCCTCGCTCTCCGCGCTGCGCCGGATCACCCAGGACCTGACCGCCGTGGTCACCGTCGCCGACGACGGCGGCTCCAGCGGCCGGCTCCGCGAGGAACTGGGCGTACTGCCCCCCGGCGACCTGCGAAAAGCGCTCGCCGCGCTGTGCGGGGACGACGAGTGGGGTCAGACATGGGCCCAGGTGATCCAGCACCGGTTCACCAGCGAGGGTGATCTCCACGGCCATGCGGTGGGCAATCTGCTGATCGTCGCGCTGTGGGAGAAGCTCGGCGATCCGGTGGCCGCCCTGGAGTGGGTCGGGCGGCTGCTGGGGGCCCAGGGGCGGGTGCTGCCGATGTCCGCGGTGCCCCTTGAGCTGACCGCGACCGTACGCGGCCACGACCCGGAGAAGCCGGATCAGCTGACCACCGTACGGGGCCAGGCGAATGTCGCCCTCACCCCCGGTGACGTGCAGGAAGTCCAGCTTGTGCCGCACGATCCGCCGGCCGTTCCGGAGGCCGTGCGGGCGGTTCTGGACGCCGACTGGGTGGTGCTCGGGCCGGGGTCGTGGTTCTCGTCGGTGATGCCCCATCTGCTGGTGCCGGACCTGGTGTGTGCGCTGATGGAGACCCGGGCCCGCAAGGTGCTGGCGCTGAACCTGGCGCCCCAGCCCGGCGAGACCGAGGGCTTTTCTCCGCAGCGTCACTTGGAGGTTTTGGCCCGACACGCCCCTAAACTCACCATCGACGTGGTGCTGGCCGACGAGGCCGCCGTGCCCGACCGCGACAGCCTGAGCGAGGCCGCCGAGCGGTTGTCCGGCACGGTGGAGCTGGCCGCGGTCGCCGCCCCAGACGGGCCGCGACACGACCCTGAGCTGCTGGCGGCCGCGTACGACCGGATTTTTCGTATGCATGGAAGGATCGGCCCATGGCGATGACGGCAGCGGTGAAGGACGAGATTTCCCGGCTTCCCGTCACCCGGACCTGCTGCCGCAAGGCGGAGGTGTCGGCGATCCTGCGTTTCGCCGGGGGTCTCCATCTGGTGAGCGGGCGCATCGTGATCGAGGCGGAGCTCGACACGGCGATGGCGGCAAGGCGGCTCCGCAAGGACATCCTGGAGATCTTCGGGCACTCCTCGGACCTGGTGGTCCTGGCCCAGGGCGGGCTGCGGCGCGGCAGCCGCTACGTGGTGCGGGTGGTCGCCGGCGGTGACCAGCTCGCCCGCCAGACGGGCCTGGTGGACGGCCGGGGGCGGCCCATCCGAGGGCTTCCCCCGCAGGTCGTCTCGGGCGCCACCTGCGACGCCGAGGCGGCGTGGCGCGGCGCCTTCCTGGCCCACGGCTCGCTGACGGAGCCGGGGCGCTCATCCTCCCTGGAGGTCACCTGCCCCGGGCCGGAGGCAGCGCTCGCCCTGGTCGGCGCGGCCAGGCGGCTGCAGATCGCGGCCAAGGCGCGCGAGGTGCGCAACGTCGACCGCGTCGTGGTCCGCGACGGTGACGCGATCGGCGCCCTGCTGACCCGGCTGGGCGCCCACGAGTCCGTACTGGCCTGGGAGGAGCGCCGCATGCGGCGCGAGGTCCGGGCCACGGCCAACCGGCTCGCCAACTTCGACGACGCGAACCTGCGCCGTTCGGCGCGGGCCGCGGTCGCGGCGGGCGCCCGGGTGCAGCGGGCGCTGGAGATCCTCGGCGAGGAGGTGCCCGAGCATCTCGCCGCCGCGGGGCGCCTGCGCATGGACCACAAGCAGGCCTCCCTGGAGGAACTGGGCTCGCTGGCCGAGCCCCCGCTGACCAAGGACGCGGTGGCGGGCCGGATCCGCCGGCTGCTGGCCATGGCCGACAAGCGGGCGCAGGATCTCGGCATTCCGGGTACGGAGTCCAACCTCAGCGAGGATCTGGCCGACAACCTGGTCGGCTGAGAAACCTGACAGAGAAACGCTGCTGAGAAACCCTGACAGAGCACCACTGACCTGAAACAGCCGTCGGCATCCGGACCGGGTGCCGGCGGTTTTTCATGTCACCAGTGAGGCTTGTCATGCGCAGGTAATGTCATGAGCCTGACGGATGACCGCCGTCGGGACCCATCGTCGCAAGGGGGACTCATGAGACGCAGGGCAAGAGCGATACTCACCGCGGGCGTACTGATGCTGGGCGGTGTCATGGCGGCGCCGGTCGCCCAGGCGGGCGCCGCGTCGTCCGGGGCCGACCCGGCCGCGGACGCGGTGAAGGTGTTCACCGCCGATGTGACCCGCGCGCAGATACCGCTTCTCCTCGCCGCAGGCCAGGACGGCGAGGAACTGGCCGAACAGCCGGCCGCAACGGGCACCGCCCACGTCGAGGTCTTCCTCACCGACGCCCAGGCGGGCGACCTGCGGAGCAAGGGCGTGACCCTCACCGAACGCCAGGTCTCCGCGAAGGCGCAGGCCCGCGTCGAGGCCGCCGGCGACGGCGTCTTCCGCCCGTACAGCGGCACCGGCGGCCTCAAGCAGGAGATCGTCGAGACCGGCCAGGCCCACCCGGACCTCACCAAGGTCGTCTCCATCGGCAAGACGGTCAACGGCCAGGACATCCTCGCCCTCAAGCTCACCAAGGGCGCGAAGAAGAGCAAGGACGGCGCCAAACCGTCCGTCCTGTACGCGTCCAACCAGCACGCCCGCGAGTGGATCACGCCCGAGATGACCCGGCGGCTGATGCACTACTACCTGGACAACTACGGCAAGGACAAACGGATCACCAAGATCGTGGACTCCACCGAGCTGTGGTTCGTGATCAGCGCCAACCCCGACGGCTACGACTGGACGTTCAACCCCGACGGCGACCGCCTGTGGCGCAAGAACCTGCGGGACGTCAACGGCGACGGCAAGATCACCAGCGGCGACGGCGTCGACCTCAACCGCAACTTCGCCTACAAGTGGGGCTACGACGACGAGGGCTCGTCCCCCGACCCCGCCAGCGAGGTCTACCGCGGCTCCGCCCCCGCCTCCGAGCCCGAGACCAAGGCGCTCGACGGCCTCGAAAAGCGGATCGGCTTCGAGTACGGCATCAACTACCACTCCGCCGCGGAACTGCTCCTGTACGGCGTCGGCTGGCAGGTCGCCACCCCGACCCCCGACGACGTGCTCTACAAGTCGCTCGCCGGCACCCCCGGGAACTCGGCCATCCCCGGCTACTACCCGCAGGTCTCCTCCGAGCTGTACACCACCAACGGCGAGGCCGACGGCCACGCCGCCAACGTCAACGGGATCATGATGTTCACCCCGGAGATGAGCACCTGCCAGACGGCCTCGGCCATCGACCCCGACGACGCCTGGAAGCCCGGGGACTGCCAGTCCGGCTTCAACTTCCCCGATGACGAGAAGCTGATCCAGGACGAGTTCGCCAAGAACATCCCCTTCGCCCTCGCCGTCGCCGAAACCGCCGCCCACCCCGACCAGCCCGTCTCCATCACCGGCACCCAGGCCCCGGACTTCACCGCGGACGCCTTCACCACCTCGTACGCCCGCGGCGCCGACCAGCAGGTCGCGGTCACCGTCCGCAAGTCCGTCCGCGACAAGAAGCTCAACTACCGCGTCAACGGCGGCCGTACGCACACCACCGCCCTCAAGGCCTGGAAGGGCGGCGAGACCTACGGCGGCAAGGACAACATCCGCTTCGACGCCTACCGCGCCAAGGTCAAGGGCGCCCGCCCCGGTGACACCGTCAAGGTCTGGTTCACCGGCCGTACGAAGGCCGGAAAGCCCACCACCGGCGCGGCCTTCACCTACACCGTGGCCCCGCGTGCCAAGGCGGACACCCTGGTGCTGGCCGAGGAGGGCGCCGGGGCCCCGAACGCCCAGAGCTATGTCGACGCCCTGAAGGCCAACGGCCGCAGCGCCGTCGTCTGGGACGTCGCCGCGCAGGGCGCCCCGTCCGCGCTCGGCGTCCTCAGCCACTTCCGTACCGTCGTCCACTACCTCGGCGGGCAGGAGCCCGGCGGCCAGACCCAGCTGGCGATCCGCGACTTCCTCAACGAGGGCGGCAAGCTGATCGAGGCCGGGGAGGCGGCGGGCGGCTCCGCGGTCGTCGGACGCGCCCGGACCGACGACTTCAGCCAGTACTACCTGGGCGCGTACGACCGTTCGTCCTCGGCCGGCGCCACCGGCTTCACCGGCGAGGGAACCCTGGCCGGCTTCACCGGTCCGCTCTCCGGCGTCACCGGCAACCCGCTGGACAACACCGGCAACTACACGGTCACCTCCGACACCCTCCCCGCCGCCGACTACCCGCAGTTCGCCAGCGCCCAGGCGGGCCGCTACTCCGGGAGCGTCAACCCGTACGGCCCGTACGAAGGCCAGTGGATGGCCGCCGCCACCCACGCCGACGACGACTGGAAGCGGCTGAGCCGGACCGTCGACCTCACCGGCGTCGCCGCCGCCGACGCCCCCCAACTGCGGCTCGCCCTCAGCTGGGACACCGAGCCCGGCTACGACCACGCCGTACTGGAGGCCCACACCGCCGGCGCCGACGACTGGACCACCCTCCCCGAGGCCGGCGGCGCCACCGGCACAGCAGTCCCCGAGGACTGCGGGGCCGGCTTCTTCATCGGCGAACACCCCTTCCTCAGCCACTACCTCACCCTGGCCGACGGTGCCTGCACCGCCACCGGCACCACCGGCTCCTGGAACAGCCTCACCGGCTCCTCCGGCGG is part of the Streptomyces sp. NBC_01262 genome and harbors:
- the uvrA gene encoding excinuclease ABC subunit UvrA, producing MRTGVADRLTVRGAREHNLKNVSLDLPRDSLIVFTGLSGSGKSSLAFDTIFAEGQRRYVESLSSYARQFLGQMDKPDVDFIEGLSPAVSIDQKSTSRNPRSTVGTITEVYDYLRLLFARIGKPHCPECRRPISRQSPQAIVDRVLELEEGSRFQVLSPLVRERKGEFVDLFADLQTKGYSRARVDGATVQLTEPPTLKKQEKHTIEVVVDRLTVKDSAKRRLTDSVETALGLSGGMVILDFIDLPEDDPQRERMFSEHLYCPYDDLSFEELEPRSFSFNSPFGACPDCTGIGTRMEVDPELIIPDEEKSLDEGAIAPWSLGHTRDYFQRLIGALADELGFRTDIPWAGLPVRAKKALLNGHKTQIAVRYKNRYGRERSYTTSFEGAVPFVKRRHSESESDSSRERFEGYMREVPCPTCDGTRLKPIVLAVTVQDRSIAEVAAMSISDCADFLGAMKLDARDKKIAERVLKEVNERLTFLVDVGLDYLSLNRASGTLSGGEAQRIRLATQIGSGLVGVLYVLDEPSIGLHQRDNHRLIETLVRLRDLGNTLIVVEHDEDTIKTADWVVDIGPGAGEHGGRVVHSGSLKDLLANEESLTGQYLSGKRAIPTPDVRRPIDRARQLTVHGAREHNLQDIDVSFPLGVFTAVTGVSGSGKSTLVNDILYTHLARELNGARSVPGRHTRVAGDDLVDKVVHVDQSPIGRTPRSNPATYTGVFDHVRRLFAETMEAKVRGYLPGRFSFNVKGGRCENCSGDGTIKIEMNFLPDVYVPCEVCHGARYNRETLEVHYKGKSIAEVLDMPIEEGLAFFEAVPTIARHLRTLNEVGLGYVRLGQSAPTLSGGEAQRVKLASELQKRSTGRTVYVLDEPTTGLHFEDISKLIKVLSGLVDKGNTVIVIEHNLDVIKTADWVVDMGPEGGSGGGLVVAEGTPEQIAGVGASHTGKFLRDILGADRISDAPPPRKPAARKRAAPRKRA
- a CDS encoding Rieske (2Fe-2S) protein; the encoded protein is MTTLPPCRRTVLQGAALAGVAGIGLTACGSSDSDSATTAAETTAAATSTELGATSDVPVGGAKLYKDAKLVVSQPTKGTYKAFSAVCTHQGCVCDSVTGTSLLCACHGSKFNAETGAVEQGPATTALAAATVTVKDGKLVAG
- the uvrC gene encoding excinuclease ABC subunit UvrC produces the protein MADPSSYRPKPGQIPDSPGVYRFRDEHGRVIYVGKAKSLRSRLSSYFQDLANLHYRTRTMVTTAASVEWTVVGTEVEALQLEYSWIKEFDPRFNVKYRDDKSYPSLAVTLGEEFPRVQVMRGPKRKGVRYFGPYAHAWAIRETVDLLLRVFPVRTCSAGVFKRSAQIGRPCLLGYIGKCSAPCVGRVSAEEHRELADEFCDFMAGRTGTYLRRLEQQMKDAASEMEYERAARLRDDIEALRRAMEKNAVVLADATDADLIAVAEDELEAAVQIFHVRGGRVRGQRGWVTDKVEAVDTAGLVEHALQQLYGEEKGDAVPREVLVPALPEPYEPVQEWLSTRRGSQVSLRIPQRGDKKDLMATVQRNAQQALALHKTKRASDLTTRSRALEEISEALDLDTAPLRIECFDISHLQGDDVVASMVVFEDGLARKSEYRRFQIKTFEGQDDVRSMHEVVSRRFRRYLQDMQKTGEWVDGEPEEHEPVSGPIDPDTGKPRRFAYPPQLVVVDGGQPQVAAAKRALDELGIEDIAVCGLAKRLEEVWLPGEDDPVILPRTSEGLYLLQRVRDEAHRFAISYQRSKRSKSMKTGALDSVPGLGETRKQALLKHFGSLKRLRTATVDQLCEVPGVGRRTAETVLAALAGATPAGPAVNTATGEIIEEEQVEERVEEGAAATAATSPERGKGS
- the rapZ gene encoding RNase adapter RapZ — encoded protein: MTENDGGGAQVTTGGAGEAAEAIPELVIISGMSGAGRSHAAKCLEDLGWFVVDNLPPALIPTMVDLGARSQGNVARIAVVVDVRGRRFFDNLMESLADLEAKGVKRRVLFLEASDDTLVRRFESVRRPHPLQGDGRIVDGIAKERELLSELRGDADLVIDTSALNVHELRTKMDAQFAGGEEPELRATVMSFGFKYGLPVDADLVADCRFLPNPHWVPELRPYTGLNDEVATYVFNQPGAKEFLDRYAELLHIINAGYRREGKRYVTIAVGCTGGKHRSVAMSERLAARLSADGVETVLVHRDMGRE
- a CDS encoding gluconeogenesis factor YvcK family protein; the protein is MIKTARFLRRSAQRSGSGATPKVVALGGGQGLSASLSALRRITQDLTAVVTVADDGGSSGRLREELGVLPPGDLRKALAALCGDDEWGQTWAQVIQHRFTSEGDLHGHAVGNLLIVALWEKLGDPVAALEWVGRLLGAQGRVLPMSAVPLELTATVRGHDPEKPDQLTTVRGQANVALTPGDVQEVQLVPHDPPAVPEAVRAVLDADWVVLGPGSWFSSVMPHLLVPDLVCALMETRARKVLALNLAPQPGETEGFSPQRHLEVLARHAPKLTIDVVLADEAAVPDRDSLSEAAERLSGTVELAAVAAPDGPRHDPELLAAAYDRIFRMHGRIGPWR
- the whiA gene encoding DNA-binding protein WhiA codes for the protein MAMTAAVKDEISRLPVTRTCCRKAEVSAILRFAGGLHLVSGRIVIEAELDTAMAARRLRKDILEIFGHSSDLVVLAQGGLRRGSRYVVRVVAGGDQLARQTGLVDGRGRPIRGLPPQVVSGATCDAEAAWRGAFLAHGSLTEPGRSSSLEVTCPGPEAALALVGAARRLQIAAKAREVRNVDRVVVRDGDAIGALLTRLGAHESVLAWEERRMRREVRATANRLANFDDANLRRSARAAVAAGARVQRALEILGEEVPEHLAAAGRLRMDHKQASLEELGSLAEPPLTKDAVAGRIRRLLAMADKRAQDLGIPGTESNLSEDLADNLVG
- a CDS encoding M14 family metallopeptidase, whose protein sequence is MRRRARAILTAGVLMLGGVMAAPVAQAGAASSGADPAADAVKVFTADVTRAQIPLLLAAGQDGEELAEQPAATGTAHVEVFLTDAQAGDLRSKGVTLTERQVSAKAQARVEAAGDGVFRPYSGTGGLKQEIVETGQAHPDLTKVVSIGKTVNGQDILALKLTKGAKKSKDGAKPSVLYASNQHAREWITPEMTRRLMHYYLDNYGKDKRITKIVDSTELWFVISANPDGYDWTFNPDGDRLWRKNLRDVNGDGKITSGDGVDLNRNFAYKWGYDDEGSSPDPASEVYRGSAPASEPETKALDGLEKRIGFEYGINYHSAAELLLYGVGWQVATPTPDDVLYKSLAGTPGNSAIPGYYPQVSSELYTTNGEADGHAANVNGIMMFTPEMSTCQTASAIDPDDAWKPGDCQSGFNFPDDEKLIQDEFAKNIPFALAVAETAAHPDQPVSITGTQAPDFTADAFTTSYARGADQQVAVTVRKSVRDKKLNYRVNGGRTHTTALKAWKGGETYGGKDNIRFDAYRAKVKGARPGDTVKVWFTGRTKAGKPTTGAAFTYTVAPRAKADTLVLAEEGAGAPNAQSYVDALKANGRSAVVWDVAAQGAPSALGVLSHFRTVVHYLGGQEPGGQTQLAIRDFLNEGGKLIEAGEAAGGSAVVGRARTDDFSQYYLGAYDRSSSAGATGFTGEGTLAGFTGPLSGVTGNPLDNTGNYTVTSDTLPAADYPQFASAQAGRYSGSVNPYGPYEGQWMAAATHADDDWKRLSRTVDLTGVAAADAPQLRLALSWDTEPGYDHAVLEAHTAGADDWTTLPEAGGATGTAVPEDCGAGFFIGEHPFLSHYLTLADGACTATGTTGSWNSLTGSSGGWQQVAFDLSAYAGKTVELSLSYITDPGSGGHGVFADNTSLVTAGTPQETEGFETSLGPWTVPGPPPGSPAVAGDWTRSGELFQSYAAVTTRDTVLLGFGLEQVPAAADRTALIGKALAALRR